The stretch of DNA CATAATTCTCTCTCCAACCTCACAGTACAAACACCATGGGAAATCTCCTGTATATCATCGCAGTAATCCTGATCATCATCTGGGCGCTTGGCTTCTTCGGCGTTCTTGGAGCCGGCTTGGCTAACAATGGTCTGATTCACATTCTGTTGGTAATTGCCATCATCGCCATTCTGCTGCGTGTTATCCGTGGCGGGCGTGTAGTCTAACTAGACTTGCCCTTTGGTAATAGGTTAAATACCACCTCCGAAAAAACACAAAAAAGCCTTCCTCAACTTGAGGAAGGCTTTTTTGTGTGTAGTATGGCCTAGCGACCGAACCGGTAAAGGAAATTGAAACGAATTTCGGGCTGCCCGTAGGGCGAGGTTCGATTACCGTAGTTATCAATGCCGTTGTTGAAGTTATACAGCAGCAAAATATCAGCCGC from Hymenobacter taeanensis encodes:
- a CDS encoding lmo0937 family membrane protein — protein: MGNLLYIIAVILIIIWALGFFGVLGAGLANNGLIHILLVIAIIAILLRVIRGGRVV